In a genomic window of Treponema primitia ZAS-1:
- a CDS encoding LicD family protein, with protein sequence MMGYPISKIVKINTQKQLNKIDALLKKYSYSESKYVVNFMGAYKFKEMFPKDYYLDSKTYEFEDSVLWGPRNYDAVLTQIYGNYMAAPPLSERFSHSMVLVE encoded by the coding sequence ATGATGGGATATCCGATTTCAAAAATAGTTAAAATTAACACACAAAAGCAATTAAATAAGATTGATGCGTTATTGAAAAAATATTCCTACAGTGAATCAAAATATGTAGTTAATTTTATGGGCGCGTATAAATTTAAAGAGATGTTTCCTAAGGACTATTATCTAGATTCTAAAACATATGAATTTGAAGACAGTGTTTTATGGGGTCCCCGGAATTATGATGCTGTTCTGACTCAGATATACGGGAATTATATGGCAGCGCCCCCTCTGAGCGAACGATTTAGCCATTCGATGGTTCTAGTGGAATAA
- a CDS encoding LicD family protein produces MTLRDIQLIELAILKQVLAIIKSNNLTYFLLGGTLLGAVRHQGFIPWDDDIDIGMPRPDYEKFIEVVNKLLPGNLQLKHFKLDEKYKKYPIRIEDIRYQVQRNDAIQKSIYNVWIDIFPLDGMPGNPLGRSIHKLRLLFRRLLLQYSKFNDQVNIKKKGILL; encoded by the coding sequence ATGACTTTGCGTGACATCCAGCTTATTGAGCTTGCAATATTAAAACAAGTCTTAGCGATAATAAAAAGCAATAATTTAACTTATTTTCTGTTGGGTGGAACTTTGCTTGGCGCGGTACGGCACCAGGGATTTATACCCTGGGATGACGACATTGACATTGGCATGCCAAGGCCGGATTATGAAAAATTTATTGAGGTTGTCAATAAACTATTGCCCGGAAATTTACAATTAAAGCATTTTAAACTTGATGAAAAGTATAAAAAATATCCTATAAGGATTGAAGATATTCGATATCAGGTGCAACGGAATGACGCGATACAAAAAAGCATCTATAATGTTTGGATTGATATTTTCCCCCTTGATGGCATGCCCGGCAATCCTCTTGGGCGCTCAATCCATAAATTGAGGCTATTATTTAGAAGATTATTATTACAATATTCAAAATTTAACGATCAGGTTAATATTAAAAAAAAAGGAATTCTTTTATAG
- the tagD gene encoding glycerol-3-phosphate cytidylyltransferase has protein sequence MKRIITYGTFDLLHYGHINLLKRAKSLGDYLIVALSTDEFNQYEKNKRCYFPYEIRKQFIESIRYVDLVIPETTWKQKETDIADYKVDVFVMGDDWDGKFDYLKNLCEVVYFARTPEISTTQIKEDVYRLKNDFA, from the coding sequence ATGAAACGGATAATCACCTATGGGACTTTTGATCTTCTCCATTATGGGCACATCAATCTGTTAAAACGCGCCAAGTCGCTGGGCGATTATCTTATTGTGGCCTTATCCACCGATGAATTTAATCAATATGAAAAAAATAAACGGTGTTATTTCCCCTATGAAATTAGGAAGCAGTTTATAGAGTCCATACGGTATGTTGATCTGGTAATACCGGAAACCACATGGAAGCAAAAAGAAACAGATATAGCTGATTACAAGGTTGATGTTTTTGTTATGGGTGATGATTGGGATGGCAAATTTGATTATTTAAAGAACCTATGCGAAGTAGTCTATTTTGCAAGAACTCCGGAAATTTCGACTACCCAAATAAAAGAGGATGTGTATAGGTTAAAAAATGACTTTGCGTGA
- a CDS encoding Stealth CR1 domain-containing protein: MNIDFVVPWVDGSDPEWINLFNKYSEKKIISPNSAIDTSKKRYTDNGLLRYWFRGIEANAPWVRKIFFITNGQKPSWLNTNHEKICWVKHEDYIPQEYLPVFSSHPIEMHLHRIKDLSNTFVYFNDDTYLVNPIKESFFFKRGLPTDFAILNTLAPRFWGHILMNNIIEINRHFNMYTVICKNISKWFNIKYGINGIRTMLLFPWRKFSGFLVSHLPQAYLKKTFLEVWECCGETLRNTSTHRFRNIGDVNQYIFRYWHLVKGEFAPHSPTYRKMHSGIQKEAIGKIRKAILNTTIKEICLNDGDDSYLYYNEIRNIFEQKFPQKSSFELS; this comes from the coding sequence ATGAATATAGATTTTGTAGTACCTTGGGTAGATGGATCTGATCCTGAATGGATAAATTTATTCAATAAATATTCTGAAAAAAAAATTATAAGCCCTAATAGCGCAATAGATACAAGCAAAAAACGATATACTGACAACGGCCTATTGCGTTATTGGTTTCGCGGTATTGAGGCAAATGCCCCATGGGTACGAAAGATATTTTTTATAACCAATGGGCAGAAACCTTCGTGGCTTAATACTAACCATGAAAAAATATGCTGGGTGAAGCATGAGGATTACATCCCCCAGGAATACCTTCCTGTTTTTAGTTCTCACCCAATTGAAATGCATTTACATCGTATAAAAGATCTTTCAAATACATTTGTTTACTTTAATGACGATACTTATTTAGTCAATCCAATAAAAGAATCCTTCTTTTTTAAACGCGGTTTGCCAACTGATTTTGCAATATTAAACACCTTAGCGCCGCGTTTTTGGGGGCATATTCTTATGAATAATATTATTGAAATCAACAGGCACTTTAATATGTATACGGTAATATGCAAGAATATAAGCAAATGGTTTAATATAAAATATGGAATAAATGGTATTCGAACTATGCTGCTGTTTCCCTGGAGAAAATTTAGTGGTTTTTTGGTTTCGCATTTACCGCAGGCGTATTTAAAAAAGACGTTTCTGGAAGTCTGGGAGTGCTGCGGCGAAACCCTGCGTAATACTTCAACCCATAGGTTTCGGAATATCGGCGATGTAAATCAATATATATTCCGTTATTGGCACCTTGTAAAAGGTGAATTTGCACCACACTCTCCGACCTATCGAAAGATGCATTCAGGAATTCAAAAAGAGGCCATAGGAAAAATACGGAAAGCGATTTTAAATACAACAATAAAAGAAATATGTCTTAATGACGGAGATGATTCGTATTTATATTATAACGAGATTCGGAATATTTTCGAACAGAAATTCCCGCAGAAATCAAGCTTTGAATTATCATGA
- a CDS encoding glycosyltransferase family 2 protein, whose translation MPGISIIIPVYNMEKYLHKCVDSILVQTFMDFECILIDDGSTDICPEICDDYALKDCRIVIIHQKNAGVSAARNAGLEIARGEWIGFVDSDDWCDPGMFEFLINNARVNNADISICGARKINESGNAYSVFKKHPDLVMNSNEAILKMFSLTYFEGYSWNKLINRRCFEKDEKKIRFDESIKYMEDNLIFFYLFKNAKVIIYSSTPFYNYLHRVDSVTKTPQKKGITDAALTVFIAFKKMLEEETDTGVRNKLMSAEGNKAVYFCLYHIKNDITAYDDNFQFLKKIVKKTFVL comes from the coding sequence ATGCCCGGCATATCAATAATTATTCCTGTGTATAATATGGAGAAGTATTTACATAAATGTGTTGATAGTATTCTTGTACAAACATTTATGGATTTTGAGTGTATTCTTATTGATGATGGTTCTACCGATATTTGTCCTGAAATATGCGATGATTATGCCTTAAAAGATTGTCGTATAGTTATTATTCATCAGAAAAATGCGGGTGTTTCTGCGGCAAGAAATGCCGGATTAGAAATTGCTCGGGGAGAATGGATAGGATTTGTTGATAGTGACGATTGGTGTGATCCCGGTATGTTTGAATTTCTTATTAACAACGCTAGAGTGAATAATGCTGATATTTCTATTTGTGGTGCACGTAAAATCAATGAAAGTGGGAATGCATATTCGGTATTTAAAAAACATCCTGATCTTGTAATGAATAGTAATGAAGCCATCTTGAAAATGTTTTCCTTAACATATTTTGAAGGATATTCATGGAATAAACTTATTAATAGACGATGTTTTGAAAAAGATGAAAAAAAGATACGATTTGATGAATCCATAAAATATATGGAAGATAACCTTATTTTTTTTTATTTATTCAAAAATGCAAAAGTAATAATATATTCTTCAACACCATTTTATAATTATTTACATCGTGTTGATTCAGTGACAAAGACACCGCAAAAGAAGGGCATAACCGATGCTGCTTTGACCGTCTTTATAGCCTTTAAGAAAATGTTAGAGGAAGAAACCGATACTGGAGTAAGAAATAAATTAATGTCAGCTGAGGGTAATAAGGCAGTTTATTTTTGTTTGTATCATATAAAAAATGATATTACAGCATACGACGATAATTTTCAATTTTTGAAAAAAATAGTAAAAAAAACATTTGTTTTATAA
- a CDS encoding glycosyltransferase family 2 protein, with protein MIQFTILIPHKNIPRLLQRCLDSIPRREDIQIIVIDDNSSQDQVDFEHFPGLNDPYVEIVFTKEGKGAGYARNIGLSKAKGKWLLFADADDFYNPCLGDILSEYKENPADIIYFKNDIVNTITCSSVNFQNNWRNKRNNYIDLYKRKPRKAQLLLRYQAGMPWGKIIKRELVERHEIKFDTTSVWNDVRFGYLTGFYASNIAVDERTIYTVTIREGSIQNSELNIEKRLDYIFVAGNLGIFLKEHHIPILMTKHFEQLLWINIHNKPDYFRAKNVLFDLGYCNEEIIVHLLKMKIKAMERNIKKRLLFYIPPVIISNYRRFKHMLFGLLAL; from the coding sequence ATGATACAATTTACAATACTAATACCACATAAAAACATTCCCCGTCTATTGCAGCGTTGTCTTGATTCAATTCCCCGCAGGGAAGATATACAAATAATTGTGATTGATGATAATAGCAGCCAGGATCAAGTCGATTTTGAACATTTTCCCGGATTAAATGATCCGTATGTTGAAATAGTCTTTACAAAAGAGGGGAAAGGCGCTGGGTATGCACGAAATATTGGCCTGAGTAAAGCAAAGGGTAAATGGCTTTTATTTGCCGATGCGGATGATTTCTATAATCCTTGTCTTGGAGATATATTATCAGAATATAAAGAAAATCCCGCTGATATCATTTATTTTAAAAATGATATAGTGAATACCATTACCTGTTCTTCTGTTAATTTTCAGAATAATTGGCGTAATAAACGAAATAATTATATTGACCTGTATAAGAGAAAACCAAGAAAAGCACAATTATTATTGAGATACCAGGCAGGTATGCCGTGGGGAAAAATAATAAAAAGGGAACTTGTAGAAAGGCATGAAATAAAATTTGATACGACAAGTGTTTGGAATGACGTCCGTTTTGGATATTTGACTGGTTTTTATGCATCGAATATAGCTGTAGATGAAAGGACAATTTATACGGTAACAATACGCGAGGGCAGTATCCAGAATAGTGAACTTAATATCGAAAAGAGGTTGGATTATATTTTTGTTGCCGGAAATTTAGGGATATTTTTAAAGGAACATCATATTCCAATTTTAATGACAAAGCATTTTGAGCAATTGCTCTGGATAAATATTCATAATAAGCCAGATTATTTTCGAGCAAAAAATGTTTTGTTTGATTTGGGTTATTGTAATGAAGAAATAATAGTACATTTACTAAAAATGAAAATAAAAGCAATGGAACGGAATATAAAAAAACGTCTTCTTTTTTATATTCCCCCGGTAATAATTAGTAATTACAGAAGATTCAAGCATATGCTCTTTGGATTATTGGCTTTATAG
- a CDS encoding glycosyltransferase family 2 protein: MIQFSIIIPHKNTPLLLRRCLDSIPRREDIQIIVVDDNSSQDQVDFEHFPGLNDPYVEIVFTKEGKGAGYARNIGLSKAKGKWLLFADADDFFTENAFGYLFDYIDSPHDIVFFQAVSCHSETYEPANRANRYNRLVDNFLKNVIDAEDTLRFTWWVPWGKMIRAEFIQKENILFDEVIASNDVMFSAITGFFAKSIDAVDCVIYCITSRMGSLIKTKSAEYLTSRYIVRLWYNAFLKKINKKHFQFANIRYLYLSLVNYGAKLFFNFFYLAIIYHDNLFSAKNRLILKKAFFEKTKS; this comes from the coding sequence ATGATACAATTTTCGATAATCATTCCACACAAGAATACACCATTGTTATTGCGGCGTTGTCTTGATTCAATTCCCCGCAGGGAAGATATACAAATAATCGTGGTTGATGATAACAGCAGCCAGGATCAAGTCGATTTTGAACATTTTCCCGGATTAAATGATCCGTATGTTGAAATAGTCTTTACAAAAGAGGGGAAAGGCGCTGGGTATGCACGAAACATTGGCTTGAGTAAAGCAAAAGGGAAATGGCTTTTGTTTGCCGATGCAGATGATTTCTTTACCGAAAATGCGTTTGGCTATTTATTCGATTACATTGATTCTCCTCATGACATTGTTTTTTTTCAAGCGGTTAGTTGTCATTCTGAAACTTATGAACCTGCTAACAGAGCAAATCGTTATAATCGATTGGTGGATAATTTTCTAAAAAATGTCATAGATGCAGAAGATACACTTCGCTTCACATGGTGGGTCCCATGGGGTAAGATGATACGGGCGGAATTTATACAGAAGGAAAACATTCTTTTTGATGAAGTTATAGCAAGTAATGATGTAATGTTTTCAGCTATAACTGGTTTTTTTGCCAAGTCAATAGATGCGGTAGATTGTGTTATTTATTGTATAACATCAAGAATGGGTAGTCTTATAAAAACAAAAAGCGCGGAATACTTGACTAGCAGATATATTGTCCGTTTGTGGTATAATGCGTTTTTAAAGAAGATTAATAAAAAACATTTTCAATTTGCTAATATACGTTATTTGTATTTATCGTTAGTAAACTATGGTGCAAAATTGTTCTTTAATTTTTTTTATTTGGCTATAATATATCATGATAATCTATTTAGTGCAAAAAACAGGCTAATTTTGAAAAAAGCGTTTTTTGAAAAGACAAAGTCGTAA
- a CDS encoding adenylyltransferase/cytidyltransferase family protein has protein sequence MDKIIGYTSGVFDLFHIGHLNILKRAKEQCAYLIVAVSTDELVQSYKNKLPVIPFNERKSIVESIKHVDKVVAQETRNKIEAWVKYKFNIMFVGDDWKDNELFVETEKRFKEFGVKVIYLPYTKNTSSTLIKKYLEDETHG, from the coding sequence ATGGATAAAATAATCGGATATACCAGTGGAGTATTTGATCTTTTTCATATAGGACATTTAAATATATTGAAAAGAGCGAAAGAACAGTGCGCTTATTTGATAGTTGCAGTAAGTACAGATGAATTGGTACAATCCTATAAAAATAAATTACCAGTTATTCCATTTAATGAACGGAAATCTATAGTTGAGTCGATAAAACATGTGGATAAAGTTGTTGCACAGGAAACAAGGAACAAAATAGAAGCATGGGTTAAATATAAATTTAATATAATGTTTGTTGGTGATGATTGGAAAGACAATGAATTATTTGTTGAAACAGAAAAAAGATTTAAGGAATTTGGTGTTAAAGTTATTTATTTACCATATACAAAAAATACATCATCAACGTTAATTAAAAAATATTTAGAAGATGAAACCCACGGATGA
- a CDS encoding sulfotransferase domain-containing protein — MDKTIGVCGFISTGSSAVSDLLKEFDENIVLDKLEFEISFIPDGLEDLAYHLHEGSSKILSSYIAIERFKKLCDSALLNKLERSTNYKFRSLTKKYLEDIIQLEYYGKLGTDYKYPYLSKNRVTRKLTNYLVKMVVKLEKRFHKQIYFYPAHKIYFSSFPENFYNITRKYIDEILVSMGKRENKNIVLDQPFAGNNPVKSFNFFNNPKAIVVDRDPRDHYLFSKVFLRSKGISYVPTNRVEDYVIYYRESRKGMPYLQPNQDILNIRFEDMIYEYDKSIQEIINFLDLKKHSRPKSIFDPLLSISNTQIFKVYSEYRNDIEYIEKELPDYLYPFENYKGVKIHQGKMFSGKSPLNKSL; from the coding sequence GTGGATAAAACAATAGGTGTTTGTGGATTTATTTCGACCGGTTCAAGTGCGGTTAGTGATCTTTTAAAGGAATTTGATGAAAATATTGTATTGGATAAATTAGAATTTGAAATATCTTTTATTCCGGATGGTTTAGAGGATTTAGCCTATCATCTCCATGAAGGATCTTCAAAGATATTAAGCAGTTATATTGCAATAGAGCGATTTAAGAAATTATGTGATAGCGCACTTCTGAATAAACTTGAACGCAGTACAAACTATAAATTTAGGTCTTTGACTAAGAAATATCTCGAAGATATAATTCAATTAGAGTATTATGGAAAATTAGGAACAGATTATAAATATCCCTATTTGAGTAAAAATAGAGTAACAAGAAAGCTGACGAATTATTTGGTAAAGATGGTTGTAAAATTAGAAAAAAGATTCCATAAGCAAATTTATTTCTATCCTGCGCATAAAATATATTTTTCTTCTTTCCCGGAAAACTTTTATAATATTACGCGAAAGTACATAGATGAAATTTTAGTATCAATGGGAAAACGAGAAAATAAAAACATTGTACTCGATCAACCTTTCGCTGGCAATAATCCTGTGAAGAGTTTCAATTTTTTCAATAACCCAAAAGCGATAGTAGTAGATAGGGATCCCCGGGATCATTATTTGTTTTCAAAAGTATTTTTGCGGTCTAAAGGTATAAGTTATGTACCAACCAATAGGGTTGAAGATTATGTCATTTATTATAGAGAATCAAGGAAAGGGATGCCCTATTTGCAGCCGAATCAGGATATTTTGAATATTCGATTTGAAGATATGATATATGAATATGATAAAAGTATTCAGGAAATAATTAATTTCTTGGATTTAAAAAAGCATTCCAGGCCAAAAAGTATTTTTGATCCATTGCTCTCTATTAGTAATACCCAGATTTTTAAGGTTTATTCTGAATATAGAAATGATATTGAATATATCGAAAAAGAACTACCTGACTATTTATACCCTTTTGAAAATTATAAAGGTGTGAAAATTCATCAGGGTAAAATGTTTTCAGGAAAATCGCCATTAAATAAAAGTTTATAA
- a CDS encoding class I SAM-dependent methyltransferase: MCTPPFFYNLGSVKKKVKKIYTNIIYCGRNRYCPICGKHSRIFREYGVIPRKDAQCIFCGSRERHRLLWLFLQRKTNLFTSECKNKKMLHIAPEKYFKNKFRLLLGENYITADLYKSSAMVKMDITNIEYPEKSFDIIVCNHVLEHVLDDIKAIKEFFRVLKDDGWAILLVPITSEKTIEDPLIVSPQERFRIFGQKDHVRRYGKDYIERLRSAGFQVAVTKASEIASDNEIIKMGLSESPESEFEATEIYCCTK, translated from the coding sequence ATGTGTACTCCCCCATTCTTTTATAACTTAGGAAGTGTCAAAAAAAAAGTTAAGAAAATTTATACAAATATTATTTATTGTGGCAGAAATCGATATTGCCCTATATGTGGTAAACATTCACGCATATTTAGAGAATATGGAGTAATACCACGCAAAGATGCTCAATGTATATTTTGTGGTTCCCGTGAACGGCATCGGTTATTGTGGCTTTTTCTTCAAAGAAAGACCAATCTCTTTACTTCTGAATGTAAAAATAAGAAGATGCTTCATATAGCACCTGAGAAATATTTTAAGAATAAATTTAGGTTACTGCTAGGTGAAAACTATATAACCGCTGATTTATATAAGTCTAGCGCTATGGTTAAGATGGATATAACAAATATTGAATATCCTGAAAAATCTTTTGACATCATAGTTTGTAATCATGTGCTAGAACATGTTCTTGACGATATAAAGGCGATAAAAGAGTTTTTTCGGGTTCTTAAAGATGATGGTTGGGCTATTTTACTTGTTCCAATTACGAGTGAAAAGACGATAGAAGATCCCTTAATTGTATCACCACAAGAACGATTTAGAATTTTCGGTCAAAAAGATCATGTTAGGCGTTATGGTAAAGATTACATCGAACGGTTACGTTCTGCAGGGTTTCAAGTTGCCGTTACAAAGGCGAGCGAGATAGCTTCTGATAATGAAATAATTAAAATGGGATTAAGTGAATCGCCGGAAAGCGAATTTGAAGCAACCGAAATATATTGTTGTACCAAATAA
- a CDS encoding DUF6044 family protein codes for MDNKIKLLFVFEIFVFLIAIIIALYLSGILNDFIKKFVPFLRGFNFSRAVIFNRILWYTIFALCLNIILKGTFSYKKIGRILISIIIFLQVIYIITYHINSRTIFNDSVKTWYNEIVLKRNNSEKIRSEEKYDKYISYNEFFSPYLFNRIKEDIAYTDEKVVAYGYHTGVLVYNGFNCIDGYVAAYPLNYFIKFSLLIKPELEQNKKINDYFMKAPRRLYLYGSELSFEITRKKDSPPAELHIDMDIFKNVFDGKYILSRAEISNAGELGLNLLNIYYDDKSIYTIYLYGV; via the coding sequence ATGGATAATAAAATAAAATTACTATTTGTTTTTGAAATATTTGTTTTTTTGATTGCTATTATTATTGCCTTATACCTTTCTGGTATCTTAAATGATTTCATTAAGAAGTTTGTACCCTTCTTAAGAGGATTCAATTTCAGCCGTGCGGTGATATTTAATCGTATTTTATGGTATACCATTTTTGCACTTTGTTTAAATATTATTTTAAAAGGAACTTTTTCGTATAAAAAAATCGGCAGAATACTTATTTCTATAATTATATTTCTACAGGTAATATATATTATAACATATCATATAAATTCAAGAACCATTTTCAATGATTCTGTGAAAACATGGTATAATGAAATAGTCCTAAAAAGGAATAACTCAGAGAAAATAAGATCGGAAGAAAAATATGATAAGTATATTTCATATAATGAATTTTTTTCGCCTTATTTATTCAACAGAATAAAAGAAGACATAGCATATACTGACGAAAAAGTTGTCGCATATGGTTATCACACTGGGGTACTTGTGTATAATGGATTTAATTGTATTGATGGTTATGTTGCCGCGTATCCTTTAAATTATTTTATAAAATTCAGTTTGTTAATTAAGCCAGAATTAGAACAGAATAAAAAGATAAATGATTATTTTATGAAAGCACCACGGCGGTTGTATTTGTATGGTTCTGAATTAAGTTTTGAAATAACTCGTAAAAAAGATTCGCCCCCTGCTGAACTACATATTGATATGGATATTTTTAAAAATGTTTTCGATGGGAAATATATTTTATCACGAGCTGAGATTTCTAATGCTGGTGAGCTTGGGTTGAACTTACTGAATATATATTATGATGACAAGAGTATTTATACAATTTATCTTTATGGTGTTTGA
- a CDS encoding DUF6044 family protein, with translation MKIKIAFFLIFPLIFILPLIIFGENSIITVFDNLDSNIPFSKMIRDNHLFFKLDAPTKILDGMSSQYLSHSFSFKGLTYYLFDTYVAYVINAYLGTALSLISMYLLLKRLIGIPTSLSILVSACYSIIPIFPGWNIAIGVLPLIILIFHYFSKNYEFSWKSLLLLFFPLFSSFVGVGWFILALWFMATIIFCVKDKRINLNLLIGFIVLCIGYILVDFRLFYLMFVIKEPLNRVVWGNRYHTADLIPRFKIFIRNIKRICISSGNPIEAPAMQHVIILPVAFLTTLVFLVKYFVSIKKRPKKLITK, from the coding sequence ATGAAAATTAAAATAGCATTTTTTTTGATATTCCCACTCATTTTTATACTGCCGTTAATTATTTTTGGTGAAAATTCAATTATTACTGTCTTTGATAACCTTGATTCGAATATCCCTTTTAGCAAAATGATACGAGATAATCATTTGTTTTTCAAACTTGATGCCCCGACAAAAATTCTTGATGGGATGTCTTCTCAGTATTTAAGTCATAGTTTTTCATTTAAAGGCCTGACTTATTATCTTTTTGATACGTATGTCGCCTATGTAATCAATGCGTACCTGGGAACCGCATTAAGTCTTATATCAATGTATTTGCTTTTAAAAAGGCTTATTGGTATCCCAACCTCTTTATCTATACTTGTTTCTGCATGTTATTCAATTATACCGATTTTTCCTGGATGGAATATTGCAATCGGTGTTCTACCTTTAATAATACTGATCTTTCATTATTTTTCAAAGAACTATGAATTTTCATGGAAATCATTACTATTGTTATTCTTTCCTCTTTTTTCGTCATTTGTAGGTGTTGGCTGGTTTATTTTGGCTCTATGGTTTATGGCAACAATTATATTTTGTGTTAAAGATAAAAGAATAAACTTAAACTTACTTATAGGATTTATAGTACTCTGTATTGGATATATTTTGGTAGATTTTCGTCTTTTTTACCTTATGTTTGTTATAAAGGAACCTTTAAATCGTGTTGTTTGGGGCAATCGTTATCATACTGCCGATCTCATCCCCAGGTTTAAGATATTTATACGAAATATAAAAAGAATTTGTATTTCATCCGGTAACCCCATTGAGGCGCCTGCAATGCAACATGTTATTATTCTTCCAGTTGCCTTTTTGACAACATTAGTTTTTCTGGTTAAATATTTTGTTTCAATAAAAAAACGACCAAAAAAATTAATAACAAAATGA
- a CDS encoding glycosyltransferase — MEIISFIIPCYRSEFTIEQVVSEIISQFSGKQDFDYQIILVCDGSPDNTFGVIRALCKNDGKIIGLNLSRNFGGGSARMAALPYVKGAYVVYMDDDGQHPAEGIFPLIEKLKEGYDMVYAHFKHKKHTLLKRFGSYVNRVMTEILIGKPRHIFISSFNAKTAFVSRELQRYSSPSPYGLGYLMQITRNIANVEMEHRTRIAGKSGYTFIKSLRLWMNGFASFSVVPLRIFSIFGSFCSLFGFIFGIVLIIQKILNPHIAAGYTSTMASLFFIGGVLMMMLGLLGEYVGRMFMVLNNLPQYVVREVINNEN, encoded by the coding sequence ATGGAAATTATTTCTTTTATAATACCCTGTTACCGCTCAGAATTTACTATTGAACAGGTAGTGTCAGAAATTATCAGTCAATTTTCTGGTAAACAAGATTTTGATTATCAGATCATTTTGGTATGTGATGGATCGCCGGACAATACTTTTGGGGTCATCCGTGCCCTCTGTAAAAATGATGGGAAAATAATAGGTCTCAATCTCTCCCGTAATTTTGGTGGGGGATCAGCTAGAATGGCCGCATTGCCCTATGTGAAGGGTGCATATGTAGTCTATATGGACGATGATGGTCAGCATCCGGCGGAAGGTATTTTTCCTCTTATAGAAAAACTAAAAGAGGGATATGATATGGTTTATGCTCATTTCAAACATAAAAAGCATACACTTTTAAAACGTTTTGGCAGCTATGTAAATCGGGTGATGACTGAAATTCTTATTGGAAAACCCCGCCATATATTTATCTCTTCTTTTAATGCAAAGACTGCATTTGTGTCTCGGGAATTACAACGCTATAGCAGTCCGTCCCCGTATGGATTGGGATATTTGATGCAAATTACCCGGAATATCGCGAACGTAGAAATGGAGCACCGTACCCGCATCGCGGGGAAAAGTGGTTATACTTTTATAAAATCATTGCGCCTATGGATGAATGGGTTTGCGAGTTTTTCTGTTGTCCCCCTACGGATTTTTTCAATTTTTGGAAGCTTCTGTTCATTATTCGGTTTCATTTTTGGCATAGTTCTTATCATACAAAAGATATTGAATCCCCACATTGCCGCCGGTTATACCTCAACAATGGCATCATTATTTTTTATTGGTGGTGTACTTATGATGATGCTGGGGCTTCTTGGCGAATATGTGGGACGTATGTTTATGGTACTTAATAATCTGCCCCAGTATGTTGTTCGGGAAGTAATAAATAATGAAAATTAA
- a CDS encoding EamA family transporter produces the protein MKKSAVNNKNTGIRFYLNFFVLFAYFLFFGCTLLSIVALRVIPLSLGAFYGALGYVFVPVLSFFLLKESLTKKQLFGIGFIITGVIITSVF, from the coding sequence TTGAAAAAAAGTGCGGTGAATAATAAAAATACAGGCATCAGATTTTATTTAAATTTTTTTGTTCTATTTGCATATTTTTTATTTTTTGGTTGTACCCTGCTTTCAATAGTGGCATTGCGGGTTATTCCTTTGTCTTTAGGCGCATTTTATGGTGCCTTGGGGTATGTTTTTGTTCCTGTTTTAAGTTTTTTTCTTTTAAAAGAGTCATTAACAAAAAAACAGCTATTCGGTATAGGATTTATAATTACCGGTGTTATAATTACTTCGGTTTTTTAA